In the genome of Arachis stenosperma cultivar V10309 chromosome 6, arast.V10309.gnm1.PFL2, whole genome shotgun sequence, the window tatataaattttattcataGAAAATGATATCCTTTGGAACCAAGAATCAATTATATATTGCCTTATATAAAATTCCAAAGAACATATGTAAAAATGCAAATTACTATATTGCTTTATATCTTATTTGGTACAAGCATTAATTCATTGACTACCCATAAAttcttatataaaattttattccaCAACGTATTAGTCTTGATCTACTAAAAGATACcgaagagaaaaaaattatctatATCTTAAACCTTTCCTTTTCAAAGGTATACGACTAGTAATTCACTGAAAAACATGATTAGGAAAATACTGATTACAAAGATCTCATGCAATAAAAATAATGGATCTCTTCAATTACAATTCCTCATAAAACACATGGAAAGTCTGAATGTGAATTCAGTTAATTCCAAATTGACAccgatattttgaaattgagaaTCATTTATTACTTTATATACAAAATAATACAGATATCAAGATATATACTTCCTTATGCGTATGTTAAAAAAGGTATGGAATTCTTTCATTTATGTATGTATTGCTTACTGATTATTATTCTTTCTCTAATTGTTACTTATACCGcttaaaccttttttttttcacatttatACAACTACaaaatttaatgaaaaaaaaaagtgacaaAAGGTTTGATTTTCTACCAAAAAAGGATAGGTCTTAAAAGCGGGTCACTTGCAGTTGATTACACTATAAATTCATTTGCATATCACAAGAGAGGCACCAACAAACTCATAAACATCAAAAAATTCATTTCATATATTTTGCAATCATGAAGCATAGCCCAGGCGATGCTGTTGCCGGGAACAAAGATCTTATGACGGACATATTTCTCCGGCTTCCGGCAAAAGACGTGATCCGATGTAAGTGTGTGTGCAAAGAATGGTTAGCTCTCATTTCCAACCCTCAATTCGGTTACTCACACACTCTTCGTTTTTGCCGCAATAACCGTTATCCACGAGTTCTATTGCTTCGAAAAATCAGTGATGACACGGGCAACATGAAAGTTTGTGTGGTACCTTTCAGGTCTAATGACCAAAATACCCTCGTCGAAAATAATATATGTGAACCCGTTTCTTCCATCCTTCAATCTTGCAACGGTCTTCTACTTTGCGACGCTAATACACCGCCGCAATCAACAAACCCTAGAACAAAGAATTTCGAACAACGTTGCAGCTACCGTGTAATTAACCCTGCCATTAATTGTTGCTTCAATCTAACCTACAATAGTATCAAACCTTATCCGCATTTCTTGATGCCATTTCTTTATTACGAGCCTCAAGAATCCCCTTATTACAAAGTGATCTTGTTCAGTGAATTTTCTTGGACTTCTCAAAGAGGTGCAGTTGAGATTAGTGTTTATTCATCAGAGACAGATTCATGGACTGAATATGGGGTTTTCTATCAGGGCGTAcctgttaagtttggtgtttatTGCAACGGTTTTGTTCATTGGTTCAGTCCTCACAAGATATTGATCTATTTCGATATCAAGAAGCTTTGCTTTAACGAATTGCGATGGACATCATATGAATTTTGCATTTTGAATGTACAATATTTTGGACAATCCGGAGGGAATCTGCACTTGGTTGTGGCTAATCCTAAAAGAGATTTGGAATATCATATTTGGGAATTGGAGAAAGATTATTGTGGGTGGATTTTGAAATACCATATGGATCTTAATCATATCTGTGAAGGGGTAAATTTGAAAGTACAGTATCATGCTGATCAAGTTTCTATGTGTGTTGTTTGccaagaaaatgaagaagaggacTCAGCAATTTTGTTCCTCAGTGATtctaatgatgatgagaagatCAAGATTGTGTCTTATAATTTGAACAAtcatggttcaagaattctccATGAACTAAATCAAGAGTATTCGTTCAAGGCATTGCAGTACTTTGAAACTCTTTCACGTACTTCTAGATTTGATCATGTTTGAAtaggattattattattattattattattggggTTATAGTTTTCCTTAATTTCTATTGAGTTGGTACTATTTGTAGTGGGTGGTGTGATTGGTACTTTTTTGTTTAGACAAAACACTGTATAAACAAAGAGTAACACAACTATGATGGCGGATACTCCcataaaattattctaaaacaCTTCTTTTAAGGATGCTTATGTGTCAAACTATAATTGGATATATTTAATAAACTGGTTTAATGATTTGAagattaaaaactaaaaaaaaaattgagctTTTATAATAACTTCAATGAACCTAATTATCCATACTATAATTATTAAATCTGATTCAATCTGACCCACTTACATAGTCGGACCggatcatttttttttcaaaacttccaaGAACGACGCCATTCGGCAATCCTAACTATCCTCTTTCAATGTCAAGCTTGAGTTCTGTGGCTCACTGTGTTGGCACTCAATCTCATCGTCACTCTCTTGACTCGGGTATCTGTCACTGTCTCCAGTTTAGTACTCTGTCATGATAGTGCACCTTTTCTTCCCTCGTCGTCGCTGGCGGCAGACGCAGTAAGTCCCGGAATTTGTCTTCATCGTTCCCTGTCTCGTCACTGTCTCGCAGTCAGTCCCACGCCTTCATTCTGCTCGCAGACGTCTCAACTCCCTTTGGCCACAATTCCTCTTGGTATGTTGCAGTTCCTCTCCATAACTTgattttaattcaatttctaCTTTAAGGTTTGATGAGCTTGGTGTGATTATTTCTAGAGATCCTTCAGTTGGGGCTTGTCGTTTTATTTTAAGAGTTAGGGATATATTCTGATTCATCTGCTTCTcatataacaatatataaatatcAGCTGTGCGTTCTACCGGTAATTTTAATCATTCAATGTATTTTTTAAGTAATGTCTGAATTTAAAGGTTTCATAATCGGAATTTCGATGGATGTTGGATATAGAAGTTAAAGTAGAATTAGCTGATGTAGTTTATGTAAGCAATTAGAAACATACCAAAAAGCATTCTTGGTCTGCAGCTCACCATATATGATTTACTCAATGTATATTTAAAGCCATGCCAAATATAcgatatataaatacataaaattttgttagttCCCACATATTGGTTTTAAGAATCATATAAACGAGGAAGAAGCTTTTAGAAAATCTGTCGAGAGTGTAATCAAAGCAACTACTCCACCATTTTGATGAAGCTGCAGTGTGTCAAAAGctatatcaattggttcaattaaactagaaattaaattttagacCAAGTGGGGAATtaatgctttcttttttttattttattgtacaTTAAACAATCATGATAATGCTAGAACATTTTACTATCGAAATTCACTATTATTATTAGGCATTCTGTAAGTGGACTTTTGAGTTTGGAGTGTATATTAGCTTTTGCAAGAGCTAAGAACTAAGACATGAGTTTGTGATTTTGTTCAAACTAttaagagaaagaagagagaaagaaaagggggggggggggggggggggatcaCCTGTTTCAACCATGCACGCACTAACACGATGagtaagagagagagaatgaaaaCAGGTAATGCAGCTAGAATTGCAAAGTTAATTTCATTTGCTTGTAGAATTTGGTGTAGCTCCAGCATTGTCCTGgtcaaaatatcatttttattaaCTAAAACAATGAGAAGTACTCACTTAAAAATGTTTGGATTTGTAAAACTCATGTTTCAATAGTTATTTTAAGCTTTTGAATCTGTAACAACAGATAATGAAATTAATTATCAACAACTACTAAAATATACATTGCTgttagaaaattaaatcaagaGGTATGCAAGTAACAAAAGTTTAGAAAAGTCAAAGGCAAAATTCAAATTGAATTCAAAGTGGTTACAAGTTCATGATTCATCACCAAGATTCTACAAACTTCTTGTGCAATCTATCAACTTGCATAGATTAGAATTTTCATGAAGCATGGTTAAAGAATTGAAGAAGCAAAGTTTGAGTTGAATACAATAATCATCAATTGGCTAGATATTGCTAGAAGCTAATGTTGGAAGCTTGAAGATTTTTTAAGAACATTCAAGAGAGTAGTATAACTACAATATTCTACAACATTGAagaattcaaaatcaaattgaattgaaattagAAGATTATAGAAGCTACAATGCAAGTTGAAAGAAGATTCATGAAGCCAAGTCATAAAATGGTAGTCATTACAAAATTGATTTGTGATTCATAAATTATTATTCTAGTAGGAAGCattgcctatataaaggcacATATGCCTTGTGTATTGTATGTGTGTTCATAATGAAATGGGTATGTTTGTGAAAATTCTCTCCTTTGTTTTATGAGTGTTAGTGAGTTTGAgagatgaaaaatatgataGCGTCGTTTATATGAGTGAGTGATCCTAGGGCCAATATAGTGTGGGTATTATACTTacatttggtatcagagctggTTAATCCAGCGCCTGGTGTCTGAGAGTTTGTGAGGTGTGGGAGAGTTCTCACATAGTTGTTTATTCATAGAGTCAGTATGGCAAACACTTTCAATATTGTGTGGTCCGGTCCCAAATTAGATGGGAAACTCGATTATAGTTATTGGGAGACTTTGATGTCTACCCATTTGAAGGCCCAGAACCTGTGGAATTTCATTGAACCAGGTTTGCAAGAAGGAGCAGATGCTGCCCAACAGAGGAGAGATCAATTGGCGCTATCTCAAATTCACCAAGGAGTAGATTATACGGTATTTGGCAAAATAGCAAATGCAAAAAGTGCAAAGGAAGCATGGAACACGTTGAAGCTGTCATACAAAGGCGTAGATAAAGCTCAAAAAGCAAAGCTACAGTCTTTGAGAAGAGAATATGAAAGGTACGAGATGTCGAGCTCAGAAACCGTTGAGCAATATTTTACTCGTGTTACAGATCTTGTCAATAAGATGAGAGTCTATGGAGAAGATATGCCCGATAGCAAAGTGGTGGAGAAAATTCTTCGCACCATGCCGATGAAGTATGACCATGTGGTGACTACGATACTAGAGTCACACGATATGGACACCATGACGATTGCAGAGTTGCAAGGAACCATGGAAAGCCACATCAGTAGAATACTAGAGAAGTCTGAAAAATCAACCGAGGAAGCCCTGAAAAGCCGAGTGAATTTCAACAACGTTGCAGAATCAAACCGTACACAAGAAGGACGAGGTCGTGGTTTTAATTTTCAAAGTAGAGGTAGAGGAAGTTTCAGAGGTAGAGGTCGTGCCAATTACAACCAAGGAAGTTACAATAATTTTACACCACCTAATCAAGGAAGAGGTGGAACGAATTTCAGGCCTGTCAACCGAGGAAGAGGTCGAGGAAATTTTCATCAAGAAAGAACCAATTTCAACTGCTTTCATTGTGGAAAGTATGGACACAAAGCAGCAGATTGCAGATTCAAAATGGTGAATAACAATCAAGCACACGTTGCAGAAAATCAGCATCAAAATACTGATGATAATCCGGGTACTCagactttattttttacaagTAATTCATGTGCTGAAGATGAAAATATATGGTACTTGGATAATGCTTGCAGTAATCATATGTCTGGTAGAAAGGAGTTATTTTCTTCATTAGATGATTCAGTTAAACTATTATTGAAGTTTGGTAATAGTACAAAGATCCCTATTGAAGGAAAAGGGCACATACCAATTAAATTGAAGGATGGTTCTCTGAGTTATATTTCTGATGTTTTCTATGCTCCCGAACTTGATTACAATTTACTGAGTATGGGGCAATTATCTGAGAAGGGATATAAGATGATAACTTATCATGGATATTGCACTGTATTTGATAACAATGGAAGGTTCATAGATAAAGCAAAGATGACCTCAAACAGAATGTTtccattaaaaattcaacatgTTAATCCCTCTTGCATGAGTTCTGTGATACTTGATGATAACTGGTTGTGGCATATGCGGTTTGGGCACTTTCATTTTTCTGGCCTAAACTACCTATCAAGAAAAGGACTTGTTTCTGGTCTACCACGGATTCATATTCCCAATTGTATTTGTGAGATTTGTCAACTGGGAAAGAAGCACAGAGATCCATTCCCTACAGGAAAGTCTTGGAGAGCTAGAAGATTACTTGAAATTGTGCATTCAGATCTTTGTTCTGTAGAAGTTCCAAGTAATGGTGGTAGCAGGTACTTTAtcacttttattgatgattttagTAGATATACATGGGTATACTTTCTGAAGCAAAAATCAGAAGCATGTGATGTCTTTAAGACATTCAAGGCGTTTGTTGAAAAACAAAGTGGCTGTAAAATCAAAATTCTCAGAACAGACAGAGGAATAGAATATCTTGCATGTTCAGAATACTTTAAGCAACACGGAATTCAACACCAACTAACAACTAGATACactcctcaacaaaatggaGTTGCTGAAAGAAAGAATAGAACCATCATGGATATGGTCAGATGCATGCTCAAGTCAAAACAAATGCCTAAAGAGTTTTGGGCAGAAGCAGTCGCAACAGCAGTTCATATTTTAAACAGGTGTCCAACAAAAAGTGTTCGTGATAAAACTCCAGAGGAAGCTTGGAGTGGAAAGCGGCCTTCCATTCATCATTTCAGAGTCTTTGGGTGTATTGCTTATGCCCACGTACCAGATCAATTAAGGAAGAAGTTAGATGACAAAGGCGAGAAGTGTATCTTTATTGGTTATAGCACAGACTCAAAAGCATACAAGTTGTACAATCCAGTATCAAAGAAAGTGATCATCAGCAGAGACGTGACGTTCGACGAGAAAGACATATGGGACTGGGACAGAAAGACAGAAAAACATCCGATTGTAATTTCAAATACAtgtgatgatgaagaagaaagacAACCAGATGCAACCGGACAACCTGAATCATCTAGAAGACCTCAAAGAGAGCGGAGACTACCTGCTAGATTAGCAGATTATGAAGTTGGCAATGACAATGATCCGTCCGATGAAGAAATCATAAATTTTGCTCTATTTTCAGATTGTGAGCCGTTGAACTTTGAAGAAGCATTTTTAGACaacaattggaagaaagcaatgGATGAGGAGATTCATGCCATTGAGAAGAATGACACATGGGAGCTGACAGATTTACCAACAGATAAGAAGCCGATTGGAGTAAAGTGGGTTTACAAGACTAAGTACAAACCCAATGGTGAAGTTGATCGTTTCAAAGCAAGATTAGTTGCAAAGGGATACAAACAAAAACCAGGTATCGACTACTTTGAAGTATTTGCTCCTGTTGCTAGATTAGACACTATTCGTATGATTATTTCACTCTCGGCTCAAAATAAGTGGAAGATacatcaaatggatgttaagtcTGCATTTCTAAATGGCACTTTAGAAGAAGAAGTGTATGTTGAGCAACCTGCAGGATATGAAGTTCTTGGAAAAGAAGATAAAGTTTATAAATTGAAGAAAGCTTTGTATGGCTTAAAGCAAGCACCAAGAGCATGGTACAAGAAGATTGATTCTTATTTCATTGAGAATGGTTTTAGAAGATGTCCGTTTGAGCATACTCATTATATCAAGTTCGTTGAACCTAGAGATATCTTGATCGTGTGTCTTTATGTTGATGATTTGATCTTTACTGGGaacaatttgaaaataattacaGAATTCAGGGAGGCTATGATAAAGCACTTTGAAATGACGGATATGGGCTTGATGTCTTACTTTCTTGGCATTGAAGTGGTTCAAAAAGATGATGGAATTTTCATTTCTCAGAAGAAATATGCAAATGATATTTTGAAGAAATTTCAGATGGAGCATTCAAAGCCAGTTTCTACTCCAGTCGAAGAGAAGTTCAAGTTGCTGAGAGAAGATAAAGGAAGAACAGTGAATCCTACATATTACAAAAGCTTGATTGGAAGTCTAAGATACTTAACTGCGACTAGACCAGATATTGTATTTGGAGTTGGTTTGCTTAGCAGATTTATGGAGGAGCCTTGTACCAACCATTTACAAGCGGCAAAAAGAATTCTTCGATATATCAAAGGTACTTTAAATGATggaatttattatgagaatactAATGAAGTAAACCTTGTTGGCTACACTGATAGTGATTGGGCCGGAGATAtagaaacaagaaaaagtacTTCAGGGTTTGTATTTCATCTTGGTTCTGGTGCAATTTCATGGTCGTCAAAGAAACAACCAGTAGTAGCACTATCTACAGCAGAAGCAGAATATATAGCAGCAGCAAGTTGTGCAACACAAGCAGTTTGGCTAAGAAGAATTCTTGAGGAATTGAACGAGAAACAAAATACTCCAACAACAATATTTTGCGATAACAAGTCAGCTATTGCACTTTGCAAAAATCCAGTATTCCATGGAAGATCGAAGCATATTGATATTCGGATTCATAAAATCAGAGAGTTGGTGAATGAAAAAGAAGTTGTGATTGAGTATTGTCCAACTGAAGAACAAGTTGCAGATATATTTACAAAGCCATTGAAGACTGAattattttacaaattgaagAAGATGCTTGGAATGATAAACTCTACAAGCTTGATTTAAGGGAGGCAATgttagaaaattaaatcaagaGGTATGCAAGTAACAAAAGTTTAGAAAAGTCAAAGGCAAAATTCAAATTGAATTCAAAGTGGTTACAAGTTCATGGTTCATCACCAAGATTCTACAAACTTCTTGTGCAATCTATCAACTTGCATAGATTAGAATTTTCATGAAGCATGGTTAAAGAATTGAAGAAGCAAAGTTTGAGTTGAATACAATAATCATCAATTGGCTAGATATTGCTAGAAGCTAATGTTGGAAGCTTGAAGATTTTTTAAGAACATTCAAGAGAGTAGTATAACTACAATATTCTACAACATTGAagaattcaaaatcaaattgaattgaaattagAAGATTATAAAAGCTACAATGCAAGTTGAAAGAAGATTCATGAAGCCAAGTCATAAAATGGTAGTCATTACAAAATTGATTTGTGATTCATAAATTATTATTCTAGTAGGAAGCattgcctatataaaggcacATATGCCTTGTGTATTGTATGTGTGTTCATAATGAAATGGGTATGTTTGTGAAAATTCTCTCCCTTGTTTTATGAGTGTTAGTGAGTTTGAgagatgaaaaatatgataGCGTCGTTTATATGAGTGAGTGATCCTAGGGCCAATATAGTGTGGGTATTATACTTACAATtgcatataatatataaatagtaaactacaCTACTTGAATAAGCAGAGCCTCTGCCAACTCTCCACCTATAAGGTTTTGAATAGGATGCCTGATTTCCTTCTCATACTTACACTTATAAATGCAAATATTAAACCATGATAGTTAACTAACAAAAACCAAGGTTTTGAAAATCGGTTCGAATCGACCGGTCGAACCAGTTAAACCATAATCTGTGAAGAAATACGATTCGGCCAAATAGTAAAATCAGAAATTTCAAAAACCGGAGTTGAACCGATGAACCAGCTGAGAACCGGTCAGTTAAATCGAACCGTGATCTGGCCGGTTTTTTGAGCAGGGAGCCAAACGTTGCCGTTTATCTGCTGCACTTAGCTTTGCCCTAACTCCATCCTCCCGTGCCAGATGCCCTGACTCCATCCAGATTCCAGAACACTCTGCCTCTCTCACATTCAGTCCAGGGTAGGGCTCCTCTCAATCGAGCTCCTGACCGTCCCTCACCTCCGTCCAGCCACCGCCTTGTGCCGCCGCCGTCGTTACTTCGAGCAGCCACCGTCTGGTCGCTCACTTTCCCTCCATCGCGCATCAGCCATCGATATCAACCTTCCCTTCCATCGCACAGCCATCGCAACCTTCCTCCGTTGCGCAGCCACCCTGCCGCCGGGACTAGCTCTGTTCCTCTGCAACATTCGAAGCCCATCGCGCAGCCACGCTTCCTTGTCTTGGTCACTCGGTGTCTCTGTCTCCCTCTTGCATGCTCTGTTGAAGGCTTATTCTAGCTTCTaggtaaattttttattaactatGATTGAACCATTTTTTGATTCTGTGAAGCTCTATTAACTGATTTACTGAACCATTCTAGCCTCTTGCGTGCTCTGGTTAAGTCTTCTAGGTtctagataatttttttaactataatTGAATAATTTGTTGTTACTGTGAAGTTCTGTAAATTGTGAACAGTGAACTGTGAGCTATGTCTAtgatttagattttttattttttctttgaacTGAGCTGTGAACTTTGTTGAATGATTGTTGAATAATTAtgaataattattattagttaagTTGTGAATTTTATTGTTGTAACTTGTTACTAGGTTGAATTATTATCGAATAATTTTGACTTATGAGATTATTCGGTTGGAGTGATTTGCTGTGGGTTCTTatgaacttgtgattttgtactTGTTAATTCGGTAAATAGTTGTTGTGATTCTTGCACTTGAGATTATTGGGTTGCTTTGCTCTTCTCAAATTGTAAATTTGCTAAATTGTTGCTGTTATTGTGATTCTTGAGATTGAAATTGTCTTTGATTTTTGTTATTGGGTTGCTGAATTTTCTATTTGGATTTTGTATTTGTTAGTTTGTTAAATTGTTATTATTCTTGAAAGTTAAAATTGAGATTATTGGGTTGCTTTGTTTTATCaaattgttaatttgttaatttgCTAAATTACTGGTGCTATTGTGATTCTTGAGATTGAGattgtctttattttttgttattgagTTGCTGGATTTTCTATTTGGATTTTGTACTTGTGATTCTTCAACCCTAGGTATGAATTTtgttttttgtaataataattgttgaaacattgattaattgtttgttCTAAATCTTGTTGTTGATTGCTTGAAGCATGATTAATTTTTGAAGTATTGATTGATTAATTGATTAGGGTAGGGTTGTGTTGTGtcgttccaagatgaatacgaTTGTTTTGCTTTGTGATGCTTGCTGATTATTATTTGATCTCACCGCATTttagcatttgatcaatgacaTGTTTTGCAAACATTCAGTTTTTGGTTTGAATTTCCTAATATTGACTTGGATTTATACCTTAGTAAAAGTTAACCAACGGAATAAGTTAAGCTGATCTCATGAAAATTCCAAATGACTAATAAGATTTAATGACAAACTTGGATCAGTTGGATGTTGGCATTTTATATTTGGTTGGTTGTTTTGTTATTTGACTTTTGAGTTTgtatttgaatgagatcatAACATTCTGGTTTatgtaatacttttaatttggatgatattttaaaatttatattaaaatataattatgttttaacgtgtttatttatattttgtttattattttattataaaacggttTTTCGGTTCAATTACGATCGAACCAGTTGAACCTATGAACCAATAAACTAGTAGTTTGAGCGTTTCGATGACCGGTttggttttcagaaccttgacAAATACTACAGAAACAAAGTGATCATTATGAAACTAATCATCATcgttattatttataatttatttcaatCTTTCATGATAAGAGATAAGATTTAAGAGATTTTTAATGCAAATAACTTATAAATATCCTTGTCCTCTTGTTAAATCAAAATCTAATAGTAACTCTGTATACGTTCAAAAATTGAGaatctatataaaaataaaaataaaaaatcataaataaaaaaaatcaggaTAGATTATTCTAAACTGGTATATCTCAAAGCAGAAGTTTAAATAGAAACAGCACAACGCTTAAAATTATCTTCCTATGTGAATTCATATATTTTTCTGACTATTAATATACAGTTATTTAATCTGGAATAGCTTATGATGAAAATGTAAATTAGCTAGTTTTATTGTTTTGGCACATTCTACTTTGGCAAGTTATAGTTAGTTATGTTATTTGTAGAAGTGATGAGCTGACTCATCATCAGGTTAGATAGTCCCTTTGCTAACTAAGTTAATTAGCTATTAGTGAGAAAAATTATCATCCTAGTAATGAGCTGTCCTGCACTAGGCTTACTTAAATCTAGTTTTGCAATCGGATCTTGTAGATCTTTTCCACCTCCAGCAATCCGAACAAGTAATTCACACTCATGCACAAGTTCAAAAATGCAGACATCTCCAACCCTTATGTTATTGCCACGCACAAAGGCCATCCATCCTCCACAGAGAGTGTGACTTGTATGCACTCTTGTTGATGGCACAAAATTAACAGTCCAATGTTCTCCTTTCAAATTATGGAGGATAATCTTTATCTTGCAGTTTGGGAGATGTGGCACCGAAAATTGATACGGGATATTCTGCATTATTCCCACCAGAAATCGGTATAAAAAAAGTTTTATGTGTATAACTTTCatccacatgtatatatttgcatgcGTATAGTAAGATAGAGAAGTAATATTTGTAATTGTTAAAAACTCAATTTATAATACATTCCACTAAAAATCTTCTCAAATTAAGAACTAGGGAACGTAGCAACCCACCAGAGTATATGAACCACTAATGTTGAAGCTCTTCATGATCCTTACAAAATATGGAAAAGATGAAGTAAACGATCGAGCTACTTTTTTCTCATCATGTGCTGCTAAGTTTGATAGTGATATACCATTCAGAATATATTGATTAGCATCTGTATTGAATTGAACAATTCAAGCAAACAAGAGTTTAGGATTTTATAGAAAGTACTAGTTTATCATACAAGATTGGATTAATTTTAGTAGACCTTTTCTGTGTGActcaaaacaaataaataaaataaactttacCTTCATCTTCATTGCTATTTCCCACATGAAAAGGCAACGGAATGTCATTAGTTGCACATGCTCTGGaagtttcttcttttttctttgaacATACTAATAAGTTTTACTAACTCATATTGCAATATGTCTTTCCCAACTATACTCAGCTTAAGTTCCTAGTTGTCGGCATTGTTGCCTCTCACTTTCTTTGTAGCCTCTTCAACAATAACATCGAGAGAGGATTTCTCATTCCTATCTCTTTTGTGACCTCTTATATTATCAAAGTTGACTGGATTTTGACTGCATTTAGAATTAAACTCTCAGTTTTTCACATTTATTCTTGTCAAATACTTGCCCGGTGAAATTTAGGTAACCTTCGTATATGAAAACCAATAGATCACCGCATTCCAAACGATGATCTCCCGCAAATGATGGCCATCCCTGATGGAAGAACATATCATTTTCcatcttaattaattaaactgGCCAAGATTTTTCACTATGGCTTGTTACTGAGACTAAGCCATCAGCCCTACCCTGCAAGTGATGAATTAATGCAGCAGAAATTTTCTGTAACAAGAGAATTCTCTTTCAAACATCAAAATTCCAAGAAGTAATGCAACAATATAAATGAGATGAACCAATTTCATTCATCTGCCACAACATCACTTAGAGACAGTGACACTGGGAACATAAGATATTAAACTGTGAACCACTACAACAGAACTAGATAACTGCTTTTGCAAAGGACCACTTTCTACAAAGTTAATTAGCTAAGTTAATGAGTTGACTCAGCATCAGGATTAGAAAAATTATCATCCTACATTCACTGGTGTAAATTTCAATAAGAAATtgaaattttcttttcattgatgcattatttttcttttataaatattGTATACAGAgcatcaatataaaaaatagtaaacaaTATGTTCCTTTAAGTTGTATACATATCTGATTTTTGAGTATAGAAAACGAGGGACAATGCGTGTAACCAACAACATGTGCATTTTGTCAGAAGTCAACTCCAGCTCTGCAGGGTCCATAATACTCTGCTTCTTAAATCTCTCAAATGGATCATCTTTGATG includes:
- the LOC130934398 gene encoding F-box protein At5g07610-like encodes the protein MKHSPGDAVAGNKDLMTDIFLRLPAKDVIRCKCVCKEWLALISNPQFGYSHTLRFCRNNRYPRVLLLRKISDDTGNMKVCVVPFRSNDQNTLVENNICEPVSSILQSCNGLLLCDANTPPQSTNPRTKNFEQRCSYRVINPAINCCFNLTYNSIKPYPHFLMPFLYYEPQESPYYKVILFSEFSWTSQRGAVEISVYSSETDSWTEYGVFYQGVPVKFGVYCNGFVHWFSPHKILIYFDIKKLCFNELRWTSYEFCILNVQYFGQSGGNLHLVVANPKRDLEYHIWELEKDYCGWILKYHMDLNHICEGVNLKVQYHADQVSMCVVCQENEEEDSAILFLSDSNDDEKIKIVSYNLNNHGSRILHELNQEYSFKALQYFETLSRTSRFDHV